In Candidatus Nitrosarchaeum limnium SFB1, the following proteins share a genomic window:
- a CDS encoding sodium/hydrogen exchanger codes for MEFLLSILEVLMQSIQNGPSVSIDIPSFFTDFSTRVGLTNLGFDFTPLQNMFSIFSSPLSDSIVSAPLLLLAAGTVIFFGVVGEAFFKKTGIPDVAFLMILGIIIGPVLGLIQPEVVLQVVPYFAALALIIIMYDGGLNLDLKSMASTAHFAIILSIVGFAASVGIVAAFAHYGLGWEWIEGVLLGSIVGGSSSAIVFGLVRNLKISDSAKSLLSFESALTDILATVIAFVLFGAVLSGTLNIDFMGTTIENAVIVGLVLGLGVGIPWMYVTTKLASSKHSYMLTLAILFILYFMANSLGESGALTALVFGLMLGNKRRLAKYLRFPLPKIDTDDPTHNQITFLVRTFFFVFVGLLASFGNIEYIVFGVIAAIAIYVARTIIVKMTLTQRFSQLDKKVTTIMIPRGLAAAVLATFPITMGLPNANAYSQIVFSIIMASVIITTLGLGKAKKILPPEPTNGGFVLKDTLGQ; via the coding sequence ATGGAGTTTCTCTTGTCCATACTTGAAGTATTGATGCAATCAATCCAAAATGGTCCTTCTGTCTCCATTGATATTCCTAGTTTCTTTACAGATTTTAGTACACGTGTAGGTCTTACTAATTTGGGCTTTGATTTTACTCCATTACAAAATATGTTTAGTATATTTTCTTCACCTTTGTCTGACTCTATAGTTTCTGCACCTTTACTGCTTCTTGCAGCAGGTACTGTCATCTTCTTTGGAGTTGTTGGAGAAGCTTTTTTTAAAAAAACTGGTATTCCAGACGTTGCATTTTTAATGATATTGGGAATAATTATTGGTCCAGTGTTAGGATTAATCCAACCTGAAGTTGTACTTCAAGTTGTTCCTTACTTTGCAGCATTGGCTTTGATTATTATCATGTATGATGGAGGATTAAATTTAGATCTAAAAAGTATGGCAAGTACTGCTCACTTTGCAATAATTTTATCTATAGTGGGATTTGCAGCTTCAGTTGGTATCGTTGCAGCATTTGCTCATTACGGTCTTGGTTGGGAATGGATAGAAGGCGTTTTACTTGGCTCTATTGTTGGTGGAAGTAGCTCTGCAATCGTATTTGGTCTTGTAAGAAATCTGAAAATTTCTGATAGCGCAAAATCATTACTAAGTTTTGAGTCTGCTCTAACAGATATTCTTGCTACTGTAATTGCTTTTGTTTTGTTTGGAGCTGTTTTGTCAGGTACTTTGAATATTGATTTTATGGGTACTACTATTGAAAATGCTGTAATTGTTGGACTGGTTCTTGGTTTAGGAGTAGGTATACCATGGATGTATGTGACTACAAAACTTGCATCTAGTAAGCACAGCTATATGCTCACTTTGGCAATTTTGTTTATTCTTTATTTCATGGCAAATTCATTGGGCGAATCAGGAGCATTGACTGCTCTAGTGTTTGGCTTGATGCTGGGAAACAAACGTCGTTTAGCAAAATACTTACGATTTCCATTACCAAAAATTGATACAGATGATCCAACTCATAATCAAATAACTTTTCTTGTTAGGACTTTTTTCTTTGTCTTTGTAGGCTTGCTTGCAAGTTTTGGAAACATAGAGTATATTGTTTTTGGAGTTATTGCAGCAATTGCAATTTATGTTGCAAGAACCATTATTGTAAAAATGACATTGACTCAGAGATTCTCACAACTAGACAAAAAAGTCACTACCATAATGATTCCTAGGGGGTTAGCAGCTGCAGTACTTGCTACATTTCCAATAACTATGGGATTGCCAAACGCTAATGCATATTCACAAATCGTATTTTCAATAATCATGGCATCTGTAATTATTACAACATTGGGATTGGGAAAAGCAAAGAAAATTCTTCCACCAGAGCCTACAAACGGTGGATTTGTCTTAAAGGATACACTTGGGCAATAA
- a CDS encoding hypothetical protein (hypothetical protein Nmar_0197): MDYEKFCSQILDTNPKIRFATVYDQWAVRVGGGLRKGLTSLLSEHKENELVTLSIIDWQARKEMSQWLGKTKYTLAEYDKVKRFSFYLGDDFLLLVSAEKDVDTNKIVDDVIRLYYENQS; this comes from the coding sequence TTGGATTATGAAAAATTTTGCTCACAGATTTTAGATACTAATCCAAAAATTCGATTTGCTACTGTTTATGATCAATGGGCTGTCCGCGTCGGTGGTGGATTGCGTAAGGGCTTGACTAGTTTACTTTCAGAGCATAAAGAAAATGAACTCGTTACTCTATCAATCATTGATTGGCAGGCTCGAAAAGAGATGTCTCAGTGGCTCGGTAAAACAAAATACACTTTAGCAGAATACGATAAGGTCAAGCGTTTCTCATTTTATTTAGGAGATGATTTTCTACTTCTAGTAAGCGCAGAAAAAGATGTTGACACAAATAAAATAGTCGATGATGTAATTCGGCTTTATTATGAAAATCAATCTTGA
- a CDS encoding putative ATP binding protein encodes MFTLIDMKLASLFSGGKDSMYSIFLAKKQNHEIKCLLSVFPKSDESHLLHHPNLSWTRLQSEAMQIPQITIKSESDDTENEINLLEKILIQAIDQYQIEGVVHGGIQSQFQKEKFENLCIKLNLKIITPIWNRTSLEYMTELISENFEFIIISVSSGGLDDSWLGKIITKNDIVILNDLSKKFGFNLNFEGGEAETFVVNCPLFSNAIKIIKGKKIWDGYRGRFEIVEARLNYNA; translated from the coding sequence ATGTTTACTCTAATTGATATGAAACTAGCATCTCTTTTTTCAGGGGGAAAGGACAGCATGTATTCTATATTCTTGGCAAAAAAGCAAAACCATGAAATAAAATGCCTCCTTAGTGTCTTTCCAAAATCTGATGAAAGTCATTTGTTACATCACCCTAATTTATCGTGGACTCGTTTACAATCCGAAGCAATGCAAATCCCACAAATAACAATAAAATCTGAGTCTGATGATACTGAAAATGAAATTAATTTACTGGAAAAAATTCTAATTCAGGCAATTGATCAATATCAAATAGAAGGGGTGGTACATGGTGGGATACAAAGTCAATTTCAGAAAGAAAAATTTGAAAATTTATGCATTAAATTGAATCTAAAAATAATTACTCCGATCTGGAATCGTACTTCACTAGAATATATGACTGAATTAATATCTGAAAACTTTGAATTTATTATTATCAGTGTTTCATCTGGAGGATTAGATGACTCATGGTTAGGAAAAATTATTACAAAAAATGATATTGTAATTCTTAATGATCTTTCTAAAAAATTTGGTTTTAATTTAAATTTTGAAGGTGGTGAAGCAGAAACCTTTGTTGTAAACTGCCCTTTATTCTCTAATGCTATTAAAATAATTAAAGGGAAAAAAATTTGGGATGGATACAGAGGAAGGTTTGAAATAGTGGAAGCGAGGCTAAATTACAATGCTTGA
- a CDS encoding GTP-binding signal recognition particle gives MLDNLRNNLRDAIKKIVKSSGIDEELIKELSKDVQRALLQSDVNVRLVLEITKQLEARSLNETPPPGLSRKDHIVKILYDELAKLLGKETDFDFKPNKQNKIIMLGIQGSGKTTVTAKLAKFLTKQGYSVGVIGADTYRPGALVQLKTMCEKSNVEVYGEPNNKDSPDIVKNGLKHYENLPLDIIIIDTAGRHKEEKDLLSEMEQINKVSNPDLAILVIDGTIGQQCFNQAEAFHKTIPVGGIIITKLDSSAKGGGAIAASAATGAQIMYVGTGERIDDLEKFSPTRFVGRLLGMGDIQAVLDLAKRLENEGDDVRLKRISSGKMNMDDFFYQLEEVTKVGSLKGFLDNMPGLSGMVKDDQLDQMEGRVSKWRFIIQSMTKEEKADPDLLNSSRIKRISRGSGWPEHEVKELLKNYKNSKSMMKASKGRQMQGTLRRMGFG, from the coding sequence ATGCTTGATAATTTAAGAAATAACCTACGTGATGCAATCAAAAAAATTGTAAAATCTTCAGGAATTGATGAAGAACTAATTAAAGAACTTTCAAAAGATGTTCAGAGAGCATTACTACAATCAGATGTAAATGTGAGATTGGTTCTTGAAATTACAAAGCAATTAGAAGCACGTTCATTAAACGAAACCCCTCCTCCTGGTTTATCTAGAAAAGATCACATTGTAAAAATTCTCTACGATGAACTTGCAAAACTATTGGGTAAAGAAACTGATTTTGATTTCAAACCTAACAAGCAAAATAAAATTATCATGTTAGGTATTCAAGGAAGTGGTAAGACAACTGTAACTGCAAAACTTGCTAAATTTTTAACAAAACAGGGATATTCAGTTGGAGTAATAGGCGCTGATACATATCGACCTGGAGCATTAGTTCAATTAAAAACAATGTGTGAAAAATCAAATGTGGAGGTATATGGTGAGCCAAACAACAAAGATTCTCCAGATATTGTAAAAAATGGTTTAAAACATTATGAAAATTTGCCTTTAGATATAATAATAATTGATACTGCTGGGCGACACAAAGAAGAAAAAGATCTGTTATCTGAAATGGAGCAAATCAACAAAGTGTCTAATCCTGATCTGGCAATTCTTGTAATAGATGGAACTATCGGACAGCAATGTTTCAATCAAGCCGAAGCATTTCATAAAACAATTCCTGTTGGAGGAATTATCATAACAAAATTAGATAGCTCTGCAAAAGGCGGTGGTGCAATTGCGGCTTCTGCAGCTACTGGTGCACAAATCATGTATGTTGGAACTGGAGAACGAATTGATGATTTAGAAAAATTTTCCCCGACTAGATTTGTTGGTAGATTACTTGGTATGGGTGATATCCAGGCAGTGCTAGATTTGGCAAAAAGATTAGAAAATGAAGGGGATGACGTTCGATTAAAAAGAATTTCCAGTGGAAAAATGAATATGGATGACTTTTTCTATCAATTAGAAGAAGTCACAAAGGTAGGCTCACTGAAAGGATTTCTCGATAATATGCCTGGGCTGTCTGGAATGGTAAAAGATGATCAATTAGATCAAATGGAGGGAAGAGTATCCAAATGGCGATTCATTATTCAAAGTATGACTAAAGAAGAAAAAGCTGATCCTGATCTTTTGAATTCATCTAGAATTAAAAGAATTTCACGAGGATCTGGTTGGCCTGAACATGAAGTAAAGGAGTTACTAAAAAATTATAAAAATTCAAAAAGTATGATGAAGGCCTCAAAAGGAAGACAGATGCAAGGTACACTTCGTCGTATGGGATTTGGATAA
- a CDS encoding pseudouridylate synthase-like protein produces MTTLKEIIPISNEILKSYDLCDSCLGRLFSKQMNLSSNKILGKKLKIYAKHSFKKCFICKNLLDNLTSYLKLMLEYSTKYDFSSIVVGALIKPSIIDRDDYIRSKYKLRGIDSVKTDITKELGKQFIKKTKKIIDFQNPDLTFTVNFKDESCQIRSKPLLFHGRYTKSHRGIPQKQKSCVNCLGKGCRVCDFHGISEFDSVEGKISEFLFKKFGGTTAKFTWVGGEDKDSLVLGSGRPFFVKLQNPFKRKISIPKKIISDSVIINNFKMISDPPIVPIRFYSSIRLEISTENDILAVNMKKLKDITGKPVVVYEKSGKRSEKIVSNLKYKKTSKNHFTLFIKAEGGLPIKRFVDGDDVTPGISPLLNDKCTCESFDFLEVDLK; encoded by the coding sequence ATGACTACTCTCAAAGAAATTATTCCTATCTCAAATGAAATTCTAAAATCTTATGATCTTTGTGATAGCTGCTTGGGTAGGTTATTTTCTAAACAAATGAATCTATCATCAAACAAAATATTGGGAAAAAAATTAAAAATTTATGCAAAGCATTCTTTTAAAAAATGTTTTATCTGTAAAAATCTTTTAGATAATTTAACCTCCTATTTGAAATTAATGCTTGAGTATTCTACAAAATATGATTTCTCATCCATCGTAGTTGGTGCTTTGATCAAACCATCAATAATTGATAGAGATGACTATATTAGATCCAAATACAAACTACGAGGAATTGATAGTGTTAAGACAGATATAACAAAAGAACTTGGAAAACAATTCATTAAAAAAACAAAGAAAATAATTGATTTTCAAAATCCTGACCTTACCTTTACTGTAAATTTTAAAGATGAATCATGTCAAATTCGCTCAAAACCTCTTTTGTTTCATGGTAGATATACAAAATCTCATCGAGGAATCCCGCAAAAACAAAAATCATGTGTAAATTGTTTAGGTAAAGGGTGTCGAGTCTGTGATTTTCATGGTATCTCTGAGTTTGATAGTGTGGAGGGTAAAATTTCAGAATTTCTTTTTAAAAAGTTTGGAGGCACAACTGCAAAATTTACTTGGGTTGGTGGTGAAGATAAGGACAGCTTGGTGTTGGGATCTGGTCGTCCTTTTTTCGTTAAACTTCAAAATCCATTCAAACGAAAAATTTCAATTCCAAAAAAGATAATTTCCGACTCTGTTATTATTAATAACTTCAAAATGATTTCAGATCCTCCGATAGTTCCTATCCGATTTTATTCCTCAATACGTCTAGAAATTTCTACTGAAAATGATATTTTAGCCGTAAATATGAAAAAATTGAAGGATATTACAGGCAAACCTGTTGTAGTATATGAAAAATCAGGAAAGCGCTCTGAAAAAATCGTCTCTAATTTAAAATACAAAAAGACCTCAAAAAATCATTTTACTCTATTTATCAAAGCAGAAGGTGGATTGCCAATAAAGCGATTTGTTGATGGGGATGATGTGACTCCTGGAATCAGTCCATTATTGAATGATAAATGCACATGCGAATCGTTTGATTTTCTCGAAGTCGACCTTAAATGA
- a CDS encoding hypothetical protein (hypothetical protein Nmar_0533): protein MDPLIRIKDAHAKGLIPDDVYDLVLKRFHIVTEGIKRIEKASGILYPTAYIEPSIVISSPNPNSYEFGILFARTLPVFYDEKFHVVIQISAPLIAYGLKGTIHAILAHEFLHFLDLTRKISKMGMLSDEITGNLFESVYADETRLFDPKVVFNDRTLLNHITKRFPAGFKDYKLEDKVIKFWLEKNLPKINISLDSNTVKLSAESLSKIKLDPAFLQKLDQLEQKSAKVRTKKLY, encoded by the coding sequence TTGGATCCGTTAATTCGAATTAAAGATGCACATGCTAAAGGACTAATCCCAGATGATGTCTATGATCTAGTCCTCAAACGTTTTCATATTGTTACTGAAGGTATCAAAAGAATCGAAAAAGCATCTGGAATACTTTACCCTACTGCTTACATAGAGCCCTCAATTGTAATTTCATCTCCAAATCCGAATTCGTATGAGTTTGGAATATTGTTTGCACGTACACTACCTGTATTCTATGATGAAAAATTTCATGTAGTAATTCAAATTTCAGCTCCCCTAATTGCATATGGTCTAAAAGGCACGATTCATGCTATATTGGCTCATGAGTTTTTACATTTTCTTGATCTTACAAGAAAGATTTCAAAAATGGGTATGCTTTCAGATGAAATAACTGGAAATTTATTTGAAAGTGTGTATGCAGATGAAACAAGGTTATTTGATCCGAAGGTTGTCTTCAACGATAGAACTCTGTTAAATCATATTACAAAACGATTTCCTGCAGGTTTCAAAGATTACAAACTTGAGGATAAAGTAATTAAATTCTGGTTGGAGAAAAATCTACCAAAAATTAATATCTCACTTGACTCTAACACTGTAAAACTATCTGCAGAATCATTATCTAAAATAAAACTGGACCCTGCGTTCTTACAAAAATTAGACCAATTAGAACAAAAAAGTGCTAAAGTAAGAACAAAAAAACTTTACTGA
- a CDS encoding hypothetical protein (hypothetical protein Nmar_1350) — MDFEKLCNDVLKVDPHVRFTGVLDSKGDLIIEKSRDDANLLNPDEGKMSIHYTFERWTRLQNLSYKFGKEKLAIIEYENVILISLQLNKNLFLFSTDPGADYTNIIVKIKDIIAKLEK; from the coding sequence ATGGATTTTGAAAAATTATGCAATGATGTTTTAAAAGTAGATCCACATGTAAGATTCACAGGTGTTTTGGATTCTAAAGGAGATTTAATTATTGAAAAAAGTCGTGATGATGCAAATCTACTAAATCCAGATGAAGGAAAAATGTCAATCCATTATACATTTGAGAGATGGACACGTCTACAGAATCTATCTTATAAATTTGGAAAAGAAAAACTTGCAATCATTGAATACGAAAATGTAATTTTAATTAGTTTGCAACTAAACAAGAATCTCTTTTTGTTTAGTACGGATCCAGGTGCAGATTATACAAACATAATTGTTAAAATTAAAGATATCATTGCAAAACTTGAAAAATAA
- a CDS encoding ribosomal protein S27a: MAGKKAAEGKKGSSPNVYKYFKIEGDKLTRGRKNCSRCGKGVFMSKHKDRNTCGKCGLTEFNQ, translated from the coding sequence ATGGCAGGAAAGAAAGCAGCAGAGGGGAAAAAAGGTTCTAGCCCAAACGTTTACAAATATTTCAAAATTGAAGGAGATAAACTGACAAGAGGTAGAAAAAATTGTTCCAGATGTGGTAAAGGAGTTTTCATGTCAAAACACAAGGATAGAAACACTTGTGGAAAATGTGGTTTAACAGAATTTAATCAATAA
- a CDS encoding hypothetical protein (hypothetical protein Nmar_0535), which translates to MSIIQKVNDVNNAFLSRRELVCDFTGFGGKLKKLEAVDMITKEFKLSGKVVIPMRLKTHVGKPLITGTFYVYDDEKLAKKQINPVIMERLEKAKAKQAEATSASEDTEAKPETTE; encoded by the coding sequence ATGTCCATCATTCAGAAGGTAAATGACGTAAATAATGCCTTTTTATCAAGAAGGGAATTAGTTTGTGATTTTACTGGATTTGGAGGAAAACTCAAGAAACTTGAAGCAGTGGATATGATTACAAAAGAATTCAAACTTTCAGGCAAAGTGGTAATCCCAATGAGATTGAAAACTCATGTAGGAAAACCATTGATCACTGGAACCTTCTATGTTTATGACGATGAGAAACTTGCCAAAAAACAGATCAACCCAGTAATAATGGAGAGATTAGAAAAGGCAAAAGCAAAACAAGCCGAAGCAACAAGTGCTTCAGAGGATACAGAAGCAAAACCGGAGACAACTGAGTAA
- a CDS encoding hypothetical protein (hypothetical protein Nmar_0536) → MERYMIHLKNNGYGPSHSSDLVHRARDLCSDIDASVRVARVATNFLEFDVSVDPVNLDTVIKKLTPLGELDNIRHVFEEKIEKEEGLKDGIYYFNNERFWESHESLEGVWKQCYGREKELVQGIILLAVAFAHGQKDETGVGVGMLSRSLEKLGDSPAVYGSIDVERIRNKIKEMQKANALAIFAI, encoded by the coding sequence ATGGAACGATATATGATTCATTTAAAAAATAATGGATATGGACCATCTCATTCATCTGACCTTGTTCATAGAGCAAGAGATCTTTGTTCCGATATTGATGCATCAGTTAGAGTTGCACGTGTAGCCACCAACTTTTTAGAATTTGATGTGTCTGTAGATCCAGTTAATTTGGATACTGTAATTAAAAAATTAACTCCACTCGGTGAATTAGATAATATTCGTCATGTATTTGAAGAAAAAATTGAAAAAGAGGAAGGTCTCAAGGATGGGATTTATTATTTTAACAATGAACGATTTTGGGAAAGTCATGAATCATTGGAGGGTGTATGGAAACAGTGCTATGGTAGAGAAAAAGAACTCGTTCAAGGTATTATTCTTCTTGCTGTAGCCTTTGCACATGGACAAAAAGATGAAACTGGTGTAGGTGTTGGTATGCTAAGTCGTTCATTAGAAAAATTAGGTGATTCTCCAGCAGTTTATGGAAGTATAGATGTTGAAAGAATTAGAAATAAAATAAAAGAAATGCAAAAGGCTAATGCTTTGGCTATATTTGCGATTTAA
- a CDS encoding phosphoglycerate mutase gives MQDLKESKKKLANMSNIKNSDIHMIYVLLDGVGDLPHPDLNGKTPLEAANTPTLDKLAKNGVIGEVISVGKGIAPESDIAVFNMLGYKFHHDDYAGRGVIEAIGVGIDFKDGDLALRGNYATLNDEGIIIDRRAGRHIEREDADGIAREIEDQIKFSFPNTSVVVSPTIGHRVTVRIRTDGEKLSSQITNTDPAYARVDGMGIAKAVGDFLRIEKCLPLDETENAKKTAKLVNEFTEQSTKIMKESSTNKKRINAKKKSLSCILLRDAGNKYPDVKPINEMYEMNFSCIVDMPVELGISEVLKMKGFAAGGLTDYEEKAKVAAKAMETENAIYVHIKGPDEFGHDGDAIGKMKNIEEIDSRFFKTLLENIDFNKVAIVISADHSTPCINKGHSDDPVPLLVSGKFIKNDGTTRMTENQAKKGSIGLIQGADVVKTSLNLIKSQI, from the coding sequence ATGCAAGATTTAAAGGAGAGCAAAAAAAAGTTGGCAAATATGAGCAATATAAAAAATTCTGACATTCACATGATTTACGTTCTTTTAGACGGAGTTGGAGATCTTCCACATCCAGATTTAAATGGAAAAACCCCACTTGAAGCTGCCAATACACCAACTTTGGACAAATTAGCAAAGAATGGAGTGATTGGAGAGGTAATATCAGTAGGAAAAGGAATCGCGCCAGAATCAGATATTGCTGTTTTCAATATGTTAGGATACAAATTTCATCATGACGATTATGCGGGTAGGGGAGTAATAGAGGCAATAGGTGTGGGCATTGATTTCAAAGATGGGGATTTGGCATTAAGAGGCAATTATGCCACATTAAATGATGAAGGTATCATTATTGATAGAAGGGCAGGAAGGCACATAGAAAGAGAGGATGCAGATGGAATAGCAAGGGAGATTGAAGACCAAATTAAATTTTCATTTCCAAATACATCAGTAGTTGTATCACCTACAATAGGTCATCGAGTAACGGTAAGAATTAGAACTGATGGTGAAAAACTTTCATCACAAATAACCAATACAGATCCTGCATATGCCAGAGTTGATGGTATGGGGATAGCAAAAGCTGTTGGAGATTTCTTACGAATTGAGAAATGTTTACCTCTAGATGAAACAGAAAATGCAAAGAAGACAGCAAAATTAGTTAATGAATTTACAGAGCAATCAACAAAAATTATGAAAGAAAGTTCTACAAATAAGAAAAGAATCAATGCTAAAAAGAAAAGCCTTAGTTGTATTTTACTAAGAGATGCAGGTAACAAATACCCAGACGTAAAGCCTATCAATGAAATGTATGAGATGAATTTCTCATGTATTGTTGATATGCCAGTAGAGCTTGGAATTTCAGAAGTACTTAAAATGAAAGGATTTGCGGCAGGGGGATTAACAGATTATGAAGAAAAAGCTAAAGTTGCTGCAAAAGCTATGGAAACAGAAAATGCAATTTATGTTCACATTAAAGGACCAGATGAATTTGGTCATGACGGCGATGCAATTGGAAAAATGAAAAACATTGAAGAAATAGATAGTAGATTTTTCAAAACACTACTTGAAAATATTGATTTCAATAAAGTGGCAATAGTAATTTCAGCTGATCATTCAACACCATGTATAAACAAAGGTCATAGTGATGACCCTGTACCATTATTAGTGTCAGGAAAATTCATTAAAAATGATGGGACAACTAGAATGACGGAGAACCAAGCTAAGAAAGGAAGTATAGGTCTAATACAAGGAGCAGACGTAGTAAAAACATCTCTTAATTTAATTAAATCGCAAATATAG
- a CDS encoding galactose-1-phosphate uridylyltransferase, producing the protein MRKDYVSERFMIVSKKDDKVIDPKKSPFAPGNESMTNPSVLSLVAKDGMLQRLQDSEDEYVEGWSIRVFESKNPIVSIETENSYSDRPHYSEPSYGYHYIVVASPKEKDTLATIDTEQWSNVLVVVQDRLRWLYTQKGVTYVSIFADQGETAGSQNPHPHLNILTFSTIPPIIEEEAEASYKILNEKGVCPMCQIVNEEMGGPRQIIQTEGFIAYCPWAPSYPFEFCISPKKHTTSFSKITQKEINDLSLILRATLGGLSKTIKDVSYNLVFHLSPEKKNSRQIHWHIEIYPITKPWSGLERGYGIFLNDLSPEQAAEKLGVSCRKELANLVGIV; encoded by the coding sequence ATGCGCAAAGATTATGTTTCTGAGCGTTTTATGATTGTCTCTAAAAAAGATGACAAAGTTATTGACCCAAAAAAATCTCCATTTGCTCCTGGTAATGAATCCATGACAAACCCATCTGTTTTATCTCTGGTTGCAAAAGATGGAATGCTGCAACGTCTTCAAGACAGTGAAGATGAATATGTTGAAGGTTGGTCAATTCGAGTTTTTGAAAGTAAAAATCCTATAGTTTCAATAGAAACTGAAAACTCCTACAGTGATAGACCTCATTATAGTGAACCCTCTTATGGCTATCATTACATTGTAGTTGCTTCCCCCAAAGAAAAGGACACTTTAGCTACCATTGATACTGAACAATGGTCAAATGTACTAGTTGTTGTTCAAGATAGATTACGTTGGTTGTATACTCAAAAAGGTGTAACATATGTCTCAATTTTTGCTGATCAAGGTGAGACCGCTGGCAGTCAAAACCCGCATCCTCACTTGAATATTCTGACGTTTTCTACAATTCCTCCAATTATTGAAGAAGAGGCAGAAGCATCTTACAAAATTCTCAATGAAAAAGGTGTGTGTCCAATGTGTCAAATTGTTAATGAAGAAATGGGTGGTCCAAGACAAATCATCCAAACTGAAGGTTTTATAGCATATTGCCCATGGGCTCCATCATATCCTTTTGAATTTTGTATCTCTCCAAAAAAACACACGACTAGTTTTTCTAAAATTACTCAAAAAGAAATTAATGACCTGTCACTTATTTTAAGAGCTACTCTTGGGGGATTATCCAAAACCATTAAAGATGTTTCATATAATTTGGTGTTTCATTTATCTCCTGAAAAGAAAAATAGTAGACAAATTCATTGGCATATTGAAATTTATCCAATCACTAAACCTTGGTCCGGTCTTGAAAGAGGATATGGTATTTTCCTCAATGACCTATCTCCTGAACAGGCAGCAGAAAAACTTGGAGTCTCTTGCAGAAAAGAATTAGCCAATTTAGTTGGTATAGTTTGA